One region of Quercus lobata isolate SW786 chromosome 2, ValleyOak3.0 Primary Assembly, whole genome shotgun sequence genomic DNA includes:
- the LOC115967933 gene encoding uncharacterized protein LOC115967933, with the protein MYNEIEGNYDDIAISTFKRGLPTKHGLRKSLIGKPVTSVRQLMDRIDKYKRVEEDQQMGKGKAKVVPQERRDFRSDRFNNSNRSRRDYSEQSGSTRAQAVHAVFREPLHKILEKVKSEPLFQWPSRMAGDPLKRNQNLYCAYHQEPGHTTDDCRNLKNHLVRLVREGKLRHLLHHPVGWQEQSNVETRQSTLRPPIGKINFILAAPGRTDSNSFRVMSVGRLQAEADDRESKRARRMTTPLIGFSNEDKLGTLQPHNDALVVKLRIGGYDVKKVLVDQGSTVEVMYPDL; encoded by the coding sequence atgtataatgagatagaaGGAAATTACGATGACATCGCCATTAGCACATTCAAGAGGGGCCTACCGACAAAGCATGGTTTAAGAAAGTCCCTGATTGGGAAGCCGGTCACTAGtgtgcgccaactcatggacagaattgacaaatacaaaagggtCGAGGAAGACCAACAGATGGGGAAGGGCAAAGCGAAGGTTGttcctcaggagaggagggacttcaggtcggaccgcTTTAACAACAGTAACAGGTCGAGAAGGGACTACTCGGAACAATCTGGATCCACTAGGGCACaggcagtccatgctgtgttccgagaaccattACATAAGATCCTAGAGAAGGTGAAGAGCGAACCGTTATTTCAATGGCCAAGCAGGATGGCAGGTGACCCCTTGAAACGTAACCAGAATCTGTATTGCGCATATCACCAAGAGCCGGGCCACACCACCGATGATTGCAGGAATCTGAAAAACCACTTGGTCCGACTTGTCCGAGAGGGGAAGTTGAGACATCTATTACATCACCCTGTTGGATGGCAGGAGCAGTCAAATGTTGAAACCAGGCAAAGCACATTGAGGCCACCTATTggcaaaataaatttcattctcGCCGCACCAGGAAGGACCGACTCCAATTCTTTCAGAGTAATGTCGGTGGGCAGGCTCCAGGCTGAAGCTGACGACAGGGAATCCAAGAGGGCTAGAAGGATGACCACGCCCTTAATCGGATTCTCGAATGAGGACAAACTGGGAACCCTTCAACCCCACAACGATGCTCTAGTCGTCAAGCTCAGAATTGGAGGATACGATGTGAAGAAGGTGCTAGTTGACCAAGGCAGCACCGTGGAAGTAATGTATCCCGACTTGTAG
- the LOC115978128 gene encoding ankyrin repeat-containing protein At5g02620-like, translating into MEKRLSDAAMEGNIATLKELLLEDPLLLDRTIVSCVSETPLHISSMLGHLGFVKELLSLKPELASEFDSHGSSPLHLASAKGYLEIVKELLLVDPDLCMVRNQEGRTPLHVAAVKGRVKVVSELVRVKAESTRVLTDRAETVLHLCVGHNRLEGLKVLVEAIGKDDELVNLKDCDGNTILHIAVSKKQIETIKFLLAKTCMDVDALNTNGSSALDILIQSPRDLRDMEIDELLRGAGALSTKDTHPIVHEWAPTKVPWITKSLTSTLTMKESGSERPVVKHQHTDWLGRKRSALMVVASLIATVAFQAGLTPPGGVWQDDLTVDDNGNPVKDPHIAGTAVMAYTDTIEYGQFMIFNTIAFLASLSIILLLVSGLPIKRRRWMWIQMAILWIAITAQVVTYFISLRHMSPRKVQGMLREVTSISVLTWLVLISVVFIGNIIRMNLWVLRKYGYIKEKEVAVPNAEIDDDQEEV; encoded by the exons atggAGAAAAGGCTCTCAGATGCAGCAATGGAAGGAAACATTGCGACCCTCAAAGAGTTACTCTTAGAAGACCCTCTCCTTCTTGACAGAACCATTGTTTCTTGCGTATCAGAGACTCCTCTCCACATATCTTCCATGTTGGGCCACTTGGGTTTCGTCAAGGAGTTACTGAGTCTTAAGCCCGAGTTGGCCTCCGAGTTCGACTCACACGGATCCTCCCCTTTGCACCTTGCATCAGCTAAAGGGTACCTGGAGATAGTCAAAGAGCTGTTGTTGGTGGATCCTGATCTTTGCATGGTGAGGAACCAGGAAGGGAGGACCCCACTACACGTGGCGGCTGTCAAGGGCCGAGTTAAGGTGGTGAGTGAGTTGGTACGAGTCAAGGCTGAGTCCACCCGGGTGCTCACGGACCGAGCTGAAACGGTGCTGCACTTGTGTGTGGGGCATAATAGGTTGGAGGGGTTGAAAGTTTTGGTTGAGGCAATTGGGAAAGATGATGAATTGGTGAATTTGAAGGATTGTGATGGGAATACTATTTTGCATATTGCTGTGTCCAAAAAGCAGATTGAG ACCATAAAATTTTTGCTTGCCAAGACTTGCATGGATGTGGATGCACTGAATACAAATGGCTCTTCAGCTTTAGACATTCTAATACAGAGTCCCAGAGATTTGAGGGATATGGAGATTGACGAATTACTTCGAGGTGCTGGGGCTTTAAGTACAAAAGATACACATCCGATTGTGCATGAATGGGCTCCAACAAAAGTTCCTTGGATAACCAAATCTCTAACCTCAACACTAACTATGAAAGAGAGTGGTTCAGAGAGGCCAGTAGTGAAGCATCAACATACTGATTGGCTTGGTAGGAAGCGAAGTGCATTGATGGTGGTTGCATCTCTTATTGCAACTGTGGCCTTTCAAGCTGGATTAACCCCACCAGGAGGTGTGTGGCAAGATGACCTCACAGTTGATGATAATGGGAACCCTGTGAAAGACCCTCATATTGCTGGAACAGCAGTCATGGCATACACCGATACAATTGAGTATGGTCAGTTCATGATTTTCAACACAATTGCTTTCCTTGCATCTCTAAGCATAATTCTTCTACTTGTCAGTGGTTTACCTATAAAACGTCGGAGATGGATGTGGATTCAAATGGCAATTTTGTGGATTGCCATCACTGCACAAGTGGTAACTTATTTTATCTCTCTACGTCACATGTCCCCAAGAAAAGTGCAAGGCATGCTGCGTGAAGTTACTTCGATATCAGTCTTAACCTGGTTGGTGCTAATTAGTGTTGTGTTCATAGGCAATATTATTCGTATGAATTTATGGGTTCTCAGAAAGTATGGTTATATTAAGGAGAAAGAGGTAGCAGTACCTAATGCTGAAATTGATGATGACCAAGAAGAAGTGTGA
- the LOC115976062 gene encoding protein PLASTID MOVEMENT IMPAIRED 1-RELATED 1-like: MMLSKVEAGKKTGEDSSNRKLLNEIEAISKALYLDKNPARSSIPKVNTRSKSTGKAHLSDPNSKLKHGEDDSLRKEKEKKSSIWNWRPLKAFSHIRNRRFNCCFSLLVHSVEGLPSDFNGSSLCVHWKRRDGILVTRPAKVLQGMVEFEEKLNLTCSVYGSRSGPHHSAKYEAKHFLLYASVYGAPELDLGKHRIDLTRLLPLTLEELEEEKSPGKWSTSFKLSGKAKGALMNVSFGYLVIGDKPAAPGSPEVLNTRQNSRSIVKAEMKFGQGDGWSRIQRVGSLPSITNQPSGVASQSVENVKDLHEVLPISRSELASSVDILYQKLDEDKMDYPVDKPELNAFTEHLDPIKPYSDPISESGKENVETECEDNEFSVIEQGIELPSKEPVNSEESIIEVADAAPVESPNIEIDTGVQVAFEDGTKFETKDDEMGRCDNELVLHDCTSEDDVTCTKGALMKELESALNTVSELETAASESPEDHENYLDFESDYKTTSKGKSISLDDDTESIASEFLNMLGIEHSPFGLSSESEPESPRERLLRQFEKEALAGGCSLFDFNEGSGDQVECGYNDPSDSGWGNLSVDSELSSVIQAAEEEHQIATQAERSKTRAKMLEDLETEALMREWGLNENAFQHSPPKSSGGFGSPIDIPPEDPSELPPLGEGLGPFLQTKNGGFVRSMNPTLFKNAKNNGSLIMQVSSPVVVPAEMGSGIMEILQCLASAGIEKLSMQANKLMPLENITGKTMQQVAWEAAPTLEGLESLSLLQHESVIDQDMFDGQKIIKGRSARPRSNNLGSGSVGNEMGSEYVSLEDLAPLAMDKIEALSMEGLRIQSGMSDEDAPANISAQSIGEISALEGKEINISGSLGLEGAAGLQLLDIEDGGDDVDGLMGLSLSLDEWMRLDSGDIDDEDCISERTSKILAAHHANSLEMIRGGSKGERRRGKGSSRKCGLLGNNFTVALMVQLRDPLRNYEPVGAPMLSLIQVERVFVPPKPKIYSTVSHVRNSNEEEDESESAVKETKEETKEDKPSEEEGIPQFRITEVHVAGLKTEPGKKKLWGTSTQQQSGSRWLLANGMGKSNKHPFMKSKAVSKSAAPSTTKVQPGDTLWSISSRVHGTGAKWKELAALNPHIRNPNVILPNETIRLR; encoded by the exons ATGATGTTGTCGAAAGTTGAAGCTGGGAAGAAGACTGGTGAGGATTCAAGTAATAGGAAGTTGTTAAATGAGATTGAAGCTATAAGCAAAGCCCTATACCTAGACAAAAACCCAGCTAGGAGTTCAATTCCTAAGGTCAATACTCGGTCCAAATCGACTGGAAAAGCCCACTTATCCGATCCCAATTCGAAGCTTAAACATGGTGAAGATGACTCGTTGCgcaaggagaaggagaagaagtCGTCCATTTGGAATTGGAGGCCTTTGAAGGCCTTTTCCCATATCCGAAACCGTAGGTTTAACTGTTGTTTTTCTCTCCTAGTCCATTCAGTTGAAGGGTTGCCCTCAGATTTCAATGGTAGTAGTCTTTGTGTGCATTGGAAGAGGCGAGATGGGATCTTGGTGACTCGTCCAGCAAAGGTTTTGCAAGGCATGGTggagtttgaagagaaattgaatctTACATGCTCAGTTTATGGTAGTCGGAGTGGACCACACCATTCGGCAAAGTATGAGGCGAAACATTTTTTGCTCTATGCTTCTGTGTATGGTGCGCCGGAACTTGATTTGGGTAAGCATCGGATTGATCTCACAAGGTTGCTGCCTCTGACTTTGGAGGAATTAGAGGAGGAAAAGAGCCCAGGAAAGTGGTCGACGAGTTTTAAATTATCGGGAAAAGCTAAAGGTGCATTGATGAATGTTAGTTTTGGATATTTAGTGATTGGTGATAAACCTGCTGCTCCTGGAAGCCCTGAGGTGTTGAATACAAGGCAGAATAGTCGGAGTATTGTTAAAGCAGAGATGAAATTTGGTCAAGGTGATGGCTGGAGCAGAATTCAGCGTGTCGGAAGTCTTCCTAGCATAACAAACCAGCCGTCTGGTGTTGCATCACAGTCTGTGGAGAACGTAAAAGATCTTCATGAGGTTTTGCCTATATCAAGGTCAGAACTTGCCAGTTCAGTAGATATTCTGTATCAGAAATTGGATGAAGATAAGATGGATTATCCAGTTGACAAGCCTGAACTTAATGCCTTTACTGAACATCTTGACCCCATCAAACCATATTCCGATCCTATATCTGAATCTGGTAAAGAAAATGTTGAAACTGAGTGTGAAGATAATGAGTTTTCTGTAATTGAACAGGGCATAGAATTGCCATCAAAGGAGCCTGTGAATTCAGAGGAATCAATTATAGAGGTTGCTGATGCTGCTCCAGTAGAAAGTCCCAACATTGAAATTGACACTGGCGTACAGGTAGCTTTTGAGGATGGCACTAAGTTTGAAACCAAGGATGACGAAATGGGTCGATGTGATAATGAGCTTGTTTTGCATGACTGCACTTCTGAAGACGATGTCACATGCACCAAAGGAGCACTCATGAAAGAATTAGAGTCAGCTTTAAATACTGTGTCAGAATTGGAGACAGCGGCATCAGAATCTCCAGAGGACCATGAGAACTATTTGGACTTTGAATCGGATTATAAAACAACTAGTAAGGGGAAGTCAATTAGCTTGGATGATGATACTGAATCCATTGCGAGCGAGTTCTTAAACATGCTGGGAATAGAACATAGTCCGTTTGGCTTGAGTTCTGAGAGTGAGCCTGAATCCCCAAGAGAGCGACTGTTAAGACAATTTGAGAAGGAGGCCCTTGCTGGGGGAtgttctttatttgattttaatgaaGGCAGTGGTGACCAAGTAGAATGTGGCTACAATGATCCAAGTGACTCTGGGTGGGGGAACTTGTCCGTGGATTCTGAACTCTCATCAGTGATTCAGGCTGCCGAGGAAGAGCATCAGATAGCAACTCAGGCAGAAAGGAGCAAAACAAGGGCTAAAATGTTGGAAGACCTGGAGACAGAAGCCTTAATGCGTGAGTGGGGCTTGAATGAGAATGCCTTTCAACATTCTCCACCAAAAAGCTCTGGTGGTTTTGGGAGTCCAATTGATATACCTCCTGAAGATCCATCCGAATTGCCTCCTCTTGGAGAAGGGTTAGGCCCTTTTCTTCAAACAAAAAATGGAGGATTTGTCCGCTCTATGAATCCTACCCTTTTCAAGAATGCTAAAAATAATGGGAGCTTGATCATGCAGGTTTCAAGTCCAGTTGTGGTACCTGCAGAAATGGGTTCTGGGATAATGGAAATATTGCAGTGTTTGGCTTCAGCGGGAATTGAAAAGCTTTCTATGCAGGCAAATAAGTTGATGCCTTTGGAAAATATCACTGGAAAGACAATGCAGCAAGTAGCATGGGAAGCTGCACCCACTTTGGAGGGACTTGAGAG CCTATCTTTGTTGCAGCATGAATCAGTCATTGATCAAGACATGTTTGATGGGCAAAAGATAATTAAAGGGAGGTCAGCCAGACCGAGGTCTAATAACTTGGGTTCTGGCTCTGTAGGCAATGAAATGGGCTCAGAATATGTCTCCCTTGAGGATCTTGCTCCTTTAGCTATGGATAAGATTGAAGCACTTTCAATGGAAGGGTTGAGAATACAATCAGGGATGTCAGATGAGGATGCACCTGCAAACATTAGTGCACAGTCTATTGGGGAAATTTCAGCTCTCGAGGGTAAGGAGATTAACATCAGTGGGTCCCTAGGTTTGGAGGGAGCTGCTGGATTGCAATTGTTGGACATAGAAGACGGTGGCGATGATGTTGATGGGTTAATGGGCCTCTCGTTATCTCTTGATGAATGGATGAGGCTGGATTCTGGTGATATTGATGATGAAGATTGTATCAGTGAACGTACTTCTAAAATTCTTGCAGCCCATCATGCTAACTCTTTGGAAATGATCCGTGGAGGTTCAAAGGGTGAGAGAAGACGGGGCAAAGGCTCTAGCAGAAAGTGTGGTTTACTGGGGAACAACTTCACAGTAGCACTTATGGTGCAACTTCGTGATCCTCTACGGAATTATGAGCCTGTTGGTGCACCAATGCTTTCTCTTATTCAAGTAGAGAGGGTATTCGTCCCACCAAAGCCCAAAATATACAGCACAGTTTCACACGTAAGGAACAGTAAtgaggaggaggatgagtccGAGTCAGCAGTAAAGGAGACAAAGGAGGAAACTAAAGAAGATAAACCTTCTGAAGAGGAAGGCATTCCTCAGTTTAGAATCACTGAAGTCCATGTTGCAGGTTTGAAAACTGAGCCTGGAAAAAAGAAGCTTTGGGGTACCTCAACCCAGCAGCAATCTGGTTCCCGCTGGTTGTTAGCTAATGGAATGGGAAAGAGCAACAAACATCCATTTATGAAGTCAAAGGCTGTTTCTAAGTCTGCTGCCCCGTCAACAACAAAAGTGCAACCCGGTGATACCTTGTGGAGCATCTCATCTCGTGTTCATGGTACTGGAGCTAAATGGAAGGAATTGGCAGCATTAAATCCACATATACGGAACCCTAATGTTATTTTACCAAATGAAACTATCAGGCTGCGCTAA